A part of Larimichthys crocea isolate SSNF chromosome VII, L_crocea_2.0, whole genome shotgun sequence genomic DNA contains:
- the LOC109141673 gene encoding claudin-4, translating to MYSAGLEILGMILAVAGWLGVMVTCGLPMWRVAAFIGQNIVISQVIWEGLWMNCSVQSTGQMHCKVHDSMLGLPVDLQAARALVIVSMVLCIVGIGLSVAGAKCTNCSRDVSSKPRLVVAAGVTFLLAGLLLLVAVSWTAHAIVLGFYDPMLEETGKREFGNALYFGWASSCLLILGGALLCCSCPPAAATAPSGGGSVPPRVNYSPVKTMSVNGYTRRDYV from the coding sequence ATGTACTCTGCAGGCTTGGAGATCCTTGGGATGATCCTGGCCGTGGCCGGCTGGCTGGGGGTGATGGTGACCTGCGGCCTGCCCATGTGGCGGGTGGCCGCCTTCATCGGTCAGAACATTGTCATCTCCCAGGTGATCTGGGAAGGTTTGTGGATGAACTGTTCGGTGCAGAGCACGGGCCAGATGCACTGCAAGGTGCACGACTCCATGCTGGGACTGCCAGTGGACCTGCAAGCGGCCCGTGCCTTAGTCATTGTCTCCATGGTACTGTGCATTGTTGGCATCGGTCTGTCAGTGGCCGGTGCCAAGTGCACCAACTGTAGCCGAGACGTGAGCAGTAAACCGCGGCTTGTGGTGGCTGCTGGAGTAACGTTTCTTTTGGcaggactgctgctgctggtggccGTGTCCTGGACAGCGCACGCCATCGTCCTAGGCTTTTATGACCCGATGCTGGAGGAGACGGGGAAGAGGGAGTTTGGTAATGCTCTGTATTTTGGATGGGCTTCCTCCTGCCTGCTCATCCTAGGGGGGGCCCTACTCTGTTGCTCTTGCCCACCTGCAGCAGCTACAGCGCCGAGTGGTGGCGGCTCCGTGCCTCCCCGGGTGAACTACTCACCTGTCAAGACCATGTCGGTCAATGGATACACCAGAAGAGACTACGTATGA
- the cldna gene encoding claudin a — MVSAGFQMLGTALCIIGWIGTIVVCALPQWKVTAFIGQSIVTAQTTWEGIWMTCVVQSTGQMQCKVYDSMLALSNDLQAARALIIISILVGIVALLLSIAGGKCTNCVEDEGSKAKIGVASGVLFIIAGVMCLIPVCWTANTVINNFYNPLTMGSQKRELGAALFIGWGAAGLLILGGGFLCANCPPKDNYSAKYSAARSTGPKDYV, encoded by the coding sequence ATGGTGTCAGCTGGCTTCCAGATGCTGGGCACTGCCCTGTGCATTATTGGCTGGATTGGGACCATCGTTGTCTGCGCCCTACCCCAGTGGAAAGTGACGGCCTTTATTGGTCAGAGCATTGTCACTGCTCAAACCACTTGGGAGGGCATATGGATGACCTGTGTGGTCCAGAGCACAGGCCAGATGCAGTGCAAGGTTTACGACTCCATGCTGGCTCTGTCAAATGACCTCCAGGCTGCCCGCgccctcatcatcatctccatcctGGTTGGCATCGTGGCTCTGCTCCTGTCCATCGCAGGGGGTAAATGCACCAACTGCGTGGAGGATGAGGGCTCCAAAGCCAAAATCGGCGTGGCGTCTGGTGTGCTCTTCATCATCGCTGGTGTTATGTGCCTCATCCCTGTGTGCTGGACGGCAAACACCGTCATAAATAACTTCTACAACCCGTTGACGATGGGCTCTCAGAAGAGGGAGCTTGGAGCTGCACTCTTCATCGGCTGGGGGGCCGCAGGCCTCCTCATCCTGGGTGGTGGATTCCTCTGTGCCAACTGCCCTCCCAAGGATAACTACTCTGCCAAGTATTCAGCTGCCCGTTCAACTGGACCCAAGGACTACgtctga
- the LOC109141676 gene encoding claudin-4, producing MVSQGIQLIGISMSLIGWLMVVVVCALPMWRVTAFIGANIITAQTIWQGMWMNCVVQSTGQMQCKVYDSMLALPQDLQAARAMIIISILTGIFGIILSIAGGKCTNCIEQERSKSKACILAGILFIVSGLLCLIPVSWSANTIITNFYNPLTLNAQRYELGAALYIGWAASALLLMGGGLMCWNCPPKDEQPHYVPKFIPVKSASTSREYV from the coding sequence ATGGTTTCTCAGGGGATTCAGCTCATTGGTATATCgatgtctctgattggctggctcaTGGTGGTCGTGGTGTGCGCCTTGCCCATGTGGAGGGTCACTGCTTTCATTGGCGCTAACATCATCACGGCTCAGACCATCTGGCAGGGCATGTGGATGAACTGTGTGGTGCAGAGTACAGGCCAGATGCAGTGCAAAGTGTATGACTCCATGCTGGCTCTGCCCCAGGACCTGCAGGCCGCCCGCGCCATGATCATCATCTCCATCCTGACGGGGATCTTTGGAATCATATTGTCAATCGCTGGTGGGAAATGCACCAACTGCATCGAGCAGGAGCGATCCAAGTCGAAGGCTTGCATCCTGGCTGGGATTTTGTTCATCGTCTCGGGGTTGCTCTGTCTCATTCCAGTCTCCTGGTCTGccaacaccatcatcaccaaCTTCTACAACCCGTTAACGCTCAACGCTCAGAGGTACGAGTTAGGAGCGGCGCTGTACATCGGCTGGGCGGCTTCTGCACTGCTGCTGATGGGAGGTGGGCTGATGTGTTGGAACTGCCCACCCAAAGATGAACAGCCTCACTACGTACCCAAATTCATCCCCGTGAAGTCAGCCTCCACATCAAGGGAATATGTATAA
- the cldnf gene encoding claudin f produces MGRIGKEVAGQIISFIGFVGVAVTCGIPMWRVTSYIGANIVTGQIVWDGLWMNCIMQSTGQMQCKLNESVMRLTRDLQAARALVIIALIFGFIGFLITFIGAKCMGCLKTDSSKAKVVIAGGCLIIISAIIVLVPVCWSAAITITDFQNPLTIETQRREIGASIYIGWASAAFLLLGGIILTTSCPPQKPMYGYPGYPPAPMYPYAAPNPAMYGPVYAPASSRPYSGTGTYLPNKPYAAPTTYSARQYL; encoded by the coding sequence ATGGGGAGGATTGGCAAGGAAGTGGCAGGTCAGATCATAAGCTTCATTGGCTTTGTTGGGGTGGCGGTGACCTGTGGGATTCCCATGTGGAGAGTGACTTCCTACATCGGTGCCAACATCGTGACAGGTCAGATAGTGTGGGATGGCCTGTGGATGAACTGCATCATGCAGAGCACTGGGCAAATGCAGTGCAAGCTGAATGAGTCTGTTATGAGACTGACCAGAGACCTGCAAGCCGCCCGAGCCCTGGTCATCATCGCCCTCATCTTCGGCTTCATCGGCTTCCTCATCACCTTCATTGGAGCCAAGTGCATGGGCTGCCTGAAGACAGATTCATCAAAGGCCAAGGTGGTGATCGCAGGCGGCTGTCTCATCATCATTTCTGCCATCATCGTCCTGGTCCCCGTATGCTGGTCTGCAGCCATCACCATCACAGACTTCCAGAACCCCTTGACAATCGAGACTCAGAGGAGGGAAATCGGAGCCTCCATCTACATCGGCTGGGCCTCTGCTGCGTTTCTTCTGCTCGGTGGGATCATCCTAACCACATCCTGCCCTCCTCAAAAACCCATGTATGGATATCCAGGCTACCCACCGGCACCAATGTACCCTTATGCAGCTCCAAACCCGGCAATGTACGGCCCTGTGTATGCTCCGGCATCCAGCCGACCATATTCAGGCACTGGGACATACTTACCAAACAAACCATATGCAGCACCAACCACATACTCTGCTAGACAATACCTCTGA
- the LOC109136656 gene encoding claudin-4, producing MVSMGRQMLGFALAIIGFLGTIIVCALPMWKVTAFIGANIVTAQVIWEGLWMNCVTQSTGQMQCKIYDSLLALPQDLQAARALVVIAIIVAAFGVLLGIAGGKCTNFVEDESAKAKVAIAAGIIFICAGVLILIPVCWSANTIIRDFYNPIMTNAQRRELGAALYIGWGTAALLLLGGGLLCSSCPPKESPEYPVKYAGARSTATSRAYV from the coding sequence ATGGTGTCGATGGGACGACAGATGCTGGGCTTTGCCCTGGCGATCATCGGTTTCCTGGGGACCATCATCGTGTGCGCCCTGCCTATGTGGAAGGTCACAGCCTTCATTGGAGCCAACATTGTGACAGCGCAGGTCATCTGGGAAGGTTTATGGATGAACTGTGTGACGCAGAGCACAGGCCAGATGCAGTGCAAGATCTATGATTCTCTGCTGGCTCTACCTCAGGACCTTCAGGCTGCCAGAGCTCTTGTGGTCATCGCCATCATCGTTGCTGCCTTTGGGGTCCTTCTGGGCATTGCGGGAGGCAAGTGCACCAACTTTGTGGAGGATGAAAGCGCCAAAGCCAAGGTGGCCATTGCTGCTGGAATCATCTTCATTTGTGCTGGTGTTCTCATCCTTATCCCCGTCTGCTGGTCTGCCAACACCATCATCAGGGATTTCTACAACCCCATCATGACCAATGCCCAGAGGAGAGAGCTGGGGGCTGCGCTTTACATCGGCTGGGGCACGGCTGCACTTCTGCTCCTGGGTGGTGgcctcctctgcagctcctgcCCGCCTAAAGAAAGCCCAGAGTATCCAGTCAAGTACGCCGGTGCCAGGTCCACAGCCACCAGCCGGGCCTACGTCTGA
- the LOC109141342 gene encoding claudin-4 yields MVLKGCQMLGFALAVIGFLGTIIVCALSMWKVTAFNGSNIVTVQALWEGLWMHCVVQSTGQMQCKIYDSLLALPQDLQAARALVVIAIIVAAFGVLLGIAGCKCTNFVENARTKAKVAIAAGIIFICAGVLVLIPVCWSANTIIRDFYNPIMRRELGAALYIGWGTAALLILGGGLLCRPCPPKDSPEHPVRYSGAMSTATSRA; encoded by the coding sequence ATGGTGTTGAAGGGATGTCAGATGCTGGGCTTTGCCCTGGCGGTCATCGGTTTCCTGGGGACCATCATCGTGTGCGCCCTGTCTATGTGGAAGGTCACAGCCTTCAATGGATCCAACATTGTGACAGTGCAGGCACTCTGGGAAGGTTTATGGATGCACTGTGTGGTCCAGAGCACAGGCCAGATGCAGTGCAAGATCTATGATTCTCTGCTGGCTCTACCTCAGGACCTTCAGGCTGCCAGAGCTCTTGTGGTCATCGCCATCATCGTTGCTGCCTTTGGGGTCCTTCTGGGCATTGCGGGATGCAAGTGCACCAACTTTGTGGAGAATGCAAGAACCAAAGCCAAGGTGGCCATTGCTGCTGGAATCATCTTCATTTGTGCTGGTGTTCTCGTCCTTATCCCCGTCTGCTGGTCTGCCAACACCATCATCAGGGATTTCTACAACCCCATCATGAGGAGAGAGCTGGGGGCTGCGCTTTACATCGGCTGGGGCACGGCTGCACTTCTGATCCTGGGTGGTGGCCTCCTCTGCAGACCCTGCCCACCTAAAGACAGTCCAGAGCATCCAGTCAGGTACTCCGGTGCCATGTCCACAGCCACCAGCCGGGCCTAA
- the LOC109141340 gene encoding claudin-4, producing MVSMVRQMLGFTLAIIGFLGTIIVCSLPMWKVGAINGANIVTAQALWEGLWMSCVVQSTGQMQCKVYDSVLALSSDLQAARTLIITSIRVGVMALLLFIAGGKCINCVEDEGSKAKFGVASGVLFIIAGVMCLIPVCWTANTIINDFYNPLMMGSQKKELGAAVFIGWGAAGLLILGGGFLCANCPPKDNYSAKYSAARSSGPKDYV from the coding sequence ATGGTGTCGATGGTACGACAGATGCTGGGCTTTACCCTGGCGATCATCGGTTTCCTGGGGACCATCATTGTGTGCTCCCTGCCTATGTGGAAGGTCGGAGCCATCAATGGAGCCAACATTGTGACAGCGCAGGCACTCTGGGAAGGTTTATGGATGAGCTGTGTGGTCCAGAGCACAGGCCAGATGCAATGCAAGGTTTACGACTCCGTGCTCGCTCTGTCAAGTGACCTCCAGGCTGCCCGCACcctcatcatcacctccatccGGGTTGGCGTCATGGCTCTCCTCTTGTTCATCGCAGGGGGTAAATGCATCAACTGCGTGGAGGATGAGGGCTCCAAAGCCAAATTCGGCGTGGCGTCTGGTGTGCTCTTCATCATCGCTGGTGTTATGTGCCTCATCCCTGTGTGCTGGACGGCAAACACCATCATAAATGACTTCTACAACCCGTTGATGATGGGCTCTCAGAAGAAGGAGCTTGGAGCTGCAGTCTTCATCGGCTGGGGGGCCGCAGGCCTCCTCATCCTGGGTGGTGGATTCCTCTGTGCCAACTGCCCTCCCAAGGATAACTACTCTGCCAAGTATTCAGCTGCCCGTTCATCTGGACCCAAGGACTACgtctga
- the LOC109141678 gene encoding claudin-4 isoform X2 yields MAFMGMQMAGCALALFGWIGVIVVCGAPMWRVTAFLSHYVVVETYPFRWEGIWMSCMVQSTGQMQCKVYDSMLDLGSALQGVRALVVVSIITGIIGLLVAFAGGKCTNFIPEKRTKAKASVVAGVILIISGLLCIIPVSWTASIIIRDFYNPLLVVAQKRKLGASLYVGWGTGALLVSGGALLCAISCPPKDSPEHPVRYSGARSTATSRA; encoded by the exons ATGGCTTTCATGGGGATGCAGATGGCTGGCTGCGCCCTGGCTCTTTTCGGCTGGATCGGGGTGATCGTTGTCTGTGGTGCACCCATGTGGCGGGTCACCGCTTTTCTTAGCCACTATGTTGTTGTAGAGACATATCCGTTTAGGTGGGAGGGCATCTGGATGAGCTGCATGGTCCAGAGTACAGGCCAGATGCAGTGCAAGGTGTATGACTCCATGCTGGATCTGGGTTCTGCCCTCCAGGGGGTCCGGGCTCTGGTGGTAGTCTCCATCATCACAGGCATCATAGGGCTCCTCGTCGCTTTCGCTGGTGGAAAGTGCACCAACTTCATTCCAGAGAAGAGGACCAAGGCGAAGGCTTCAGTGGTAGCTGGTGTGATCCTGATCATCAGTGGATTACTCTGCATTATCCCTGTTTCCTGGACTGCCAGCATTATCATCAGGGACTTCTACAATCCTCTGCTTGTTGTCGCTCAGAAAAGAAAGCTGGGGGCTTCTCTTTACGTCGGCTGGGGCACCGGGGCTCTGCTGGTCTCCGGAGGAGCACTTCTATGTGCCA TTTCCTGCCCACCTAAAGACAGTCCAGAGCATCCAGTCAGGTACTCCGGTGCCAGGTCCACAGCCACCAGCCGGGCCTAA
- the LOC109141678 gene encoding claudin-4 isoform X1, which yields MAFMGMQMAGCALALFGWIGVIVVCGAPMWRVTAFLSHYVVVETYPFRWEGIWMSCMVQSTGQMQCKVYDSMLDLGSALQGVRALVVVSIITGIIGLLVAFAGGKCTNFIPEKRTKAKASVVAGVILIISGLLCIIPVSWTASIIIRDFYNPLLVVAQKRKLGASLYVGWGTGALLVSGGALLCASCPPKEDETPSHPVRYSGARSTATSRA from the exons ATGGCTTTCATGGGGATGCAGATGGCTGGCTGCGCCCTGGCTCTTTTCGGCTGGATCGGGGTGATCGTTGTCTGTGGTGCACCCATGTGGCGGGTCACCGCTTTTCTTAGCCACTATGTTGTTGTAGAGACATATCCGTTTAGGTGGGAGGGCATCTGGATGAGCTGCATGGTCCAGAGTACAGGCCAGATGCAGTGCAAGGTGTATGACTCCATGCTGGATCTGGGTTCTGCCCTCCAGGGGGTCCGGGCTCTGGTGGTAGTCTCCATCATCACAGGCATCATAGGGCTCCTCGTCGCTTTCGCTGGTGGAAAGTGCACCAACTTCATTCCAGAGAAGAGGACCAAGGCGAAGGCTTCAGTGGTAGCTGGTGTGATCCTGATCATCAGTGGATTACTCTGCATTATCCCTGTTTCCTGGACTGCCAGCATTATCATCAGGGACTTCTACAATCCTCTGCTTGTTGTCGCTCAGAAAAGAAAGCTGGGGGCTTCTCTTTACGTCGGCTGGGGCACCGGGGCTCTGCTGGTCTCCGGAGGAGCACTTCTATGTGCCAGCTGCCCCCCCAAAGAGGATGAGACCCCCTCT CATCCAGTCAGGTACTCCGGTGCCAGGTCCACAGCCACCAGCCGGGCCTAA
- the LOC109141674 gene encoding claudin-4, with protein sequence MASMGMQMAGCALALFGWIGVIVVCGAPMWRVTAFIGNNIVTSQVMWEGIWMSCMVQSTGQMQCKVYDSMLALGTDLQGARALVVVSIITGIIGLLVAFAGGKCTNFIPEKRTKAKASVVAGVILIISGLLCIIPVSWTASIIIRDFYNPLLVDAQKRELGASLYVGWGAGALLVCGGALLCASCPPKEDETPSVKYLLNKSGGNSKEDSLQSFTPTKTYI encoded by the coding sequence ATGGCTTCCATGGGGATGCAGATGGCTGGCTGCGCCCTGGCTCTTTTCGGCTGGATCGGGGTGATCGTTGTCTGCGGTGCACCCATGTGGCGGGTCACCGCTTTTATTGGCAACAACATAGTGACATCTCAGGTCATGTGGGAGGGCATCTGGATGAGCTGCATGGTCCAGAGTACAGGCCAGATGCAGTGCAAGGTGTATGACTCCATGCTGGCTCTGGGTACTGACCTCCAGGGGGCCCGGGCCCTGGTGGTGGTCTCCATCATCACAGGCATCATAGGGCTCCTCGTCGCTTTCGCTGGTGGAAAGTGCACCAACTTCATTCCAGAGAAGAGGACCAAGGCGAAGGCTTCAGTGGTAGCTGGTGTGATCCTGATCATCAGTGGATTACTCTGCATTATCCCTGTTTCCTGGACTGCCAGCATTATCATCAGGGACTTCTACAATCCTCTGCTTGTTGACGCTCAGAAAAGAGAGCTGGGGGCTTCTCTTTACGTCGGCTGGGGCGCCGGGGCTCTGCTGGTCTGCGGAGGAGCACTTCTGTGTGCCAGCTGTCCCCCCAAAGAGGATGAGACCCCCTCTGTGAAGTACCTCCTGAACAAGTCTGGAGGAAATAGCAAAGAGGATTCACTCCAATCTTTTACACCAACAAAGACGTATATTTGA
- the cldnj gene encoding claudin j, whose amino-acid sequence MALQVLGISLSMIGVAGTILICALPMWKVTAFIGTHLVVMQVFWEGLWMTCVSEYTGQLQCKLYDALLDLEPDLQAARGLICISLVLGCLGFLIFVLGARCTNCLSHPRIKARLVVSSGATFCLGALTTVVAVSWTANSIITDFHNPRVPEALKRELGAAIYLGFVTSGLLFCGGAILCTSCPPQRPRLPSSGYTLARTATHSSYAIKNYV is encoded by the coding sequence ATGGCTCTGCAGGTGCTGGGTATCAGCCTGTCCATGATAGGCGTTGCTGGGACCATCCTGATCTGCGCTCTGCCCATGTGGAAGGTGACAGCGTTCATCGGCACCCATCTGGTGGTCATGCAGGTGTTCTGGGAGGGTCTGTGGATGACCTGTGTCAGCGAGTACACAGGGCAGCTGCAGTGTAAGCTCTATGATGCCCTGCTGGACCTGGAACCAGACCTCCAGGCAGCACGTGGCCTCATCTGCATCAGCCTGGTGCTGGGATGTTTGGGATTTCTCATCTTTGTCCTGGGAGCTCGCTGCACCAACTGCCTGAGCCACCCGAGGATCAAGGCTCGGCTTGTGGTGAGCTCCGGGGCCACCTTCTGCCTCGGAGCCCTCACCACTGTAGTTGCGGTTTCCTGGACGGCCAACTCCATCATCACCGACTTCCACAACCCACGTGTCCCTGAGGCGCTGAAGAGGGAGCTCGGAGCAGCCATATATTTAGGCTTTGTGACATCTGGGCTGCTGTTCTGTGGGGGAGCCATTCTGTGCACGAGCTGCCCACCACAGAGGCCCAGACTACCCTCCAGTGGGTACACACTGGCCAGGACAGCCACACACAGCAGCTACGCCATCAAGAACTATGTGTGA
- the LOC104934294 gene encoding claudin-3, producing MERQLELAALGLAVTGWFCAILTLCLALWTVSGTLDGTTATLPAYWDGVWLEWDHWDLAHDGSLHCSFYQSLMSLSGSFRTWRALIMAAVGAGAFAAVIGAAGAVWLPQRGQVKVFSGSLFVLSGILLLIPIAWTCHHTSQPLEGVVLLRRDWGPALYLGWISFALMLVGGVYLTTRCPTYERQVQQPEAPNQEDIAHHPLSWINRTTFTNSQYERRSQPI from the coding sequence ATGGAGCGGCAGCTGGAGCTCGCTGCCCTCGGTCTGGCTGTCACAGGTTGGTTTTGTGCCATTCTGACGCTCTGCCTGGCTCTTTGGACGGTGAGCGGCACCCTGGACGGCACCACTGCCACTCTGCCTGCCTACTGGGATGGGGTGTGGTTGGAATGGGATCACTGGGACTTGGCTCACGACGGTAGCCTGCATTGCTCCTTCTACCAGTCTCTCATGTCTCTATCTGGAAGTTTTCGAACTTGGAGAGCCCTCATCATGGCAGCAGTCGGAGCCGGGGCCTTTGCTGCGGTGATTGGAGCAGCGGGGGCAGTGTGGTTACCTCAGCGTGGACAGGTCAAAGTCTTTTCTGGTAgtctctttgtgttgtctgGGATCCTGCTGCTGATCCCCATTGCCTGGACGTGCCATCACACCAGTCAGCCACTGGAGGGCGTTGTGCTGCTGAGAAGAGACTGGGGACCTGCGTTGTACCTCGGCTGGATCTCCTTTGCTCTGATGCTGGTCGGTGGGGTGTATCTCACCACCAGATGCCCCACTTATGAGAGGCAGGTGCAGCAGCCTGAAGCCCCAAACCAAGAGGACATCGCTCACCACCCGCTGAGCTGGATCAACAGGACTACGTTCACAAACAGCCAGTACGAGCGGAGGTCACAGCCTATCTGA
- the sbds gene encoding ribosome maturation protein SBDS produces MSIFTPTNQIRLTNVAVVRVKKAGKRFEIACYKNKVMSWRSGAEKDLDEVLQTSSVFVNVSKGQVAKKDDLNKAFGTDDLTEICKQILAKGELQVSDKERHSQLETMFRDIATIVAEKCVNPETKRPYTVNLIERAMKDIHYSVKAGKSTKQQALEVIRQLKETMEIQRAHMRLRLVLPAKEAKRLKEKLKPLLQVVESEDFDEELEMVCLVDPGCFREIDELIRCETKGRGSLEVLSLKDVEEGDEKL; encoded by the exons atgtccaTATTCACGCCGACGAACCAGATCCGGCTGACGAACGTGGCCGTGGTGCGCGTGAAGAAAGCCGGGAAGCGCTTTGAGATCGCGTgctacaaaaacaaagtgatgagCTGGAGATCCGGCGC gGAGAAAGACCTGGACGAGGTGCTGCAGACAAGCTCCGTGTTCGTCAACGTGTCCAAAGGACAGGTGGCCAAGAAGGACGACCTGAACAAAGCCTTTGGGACAGATGACCTGACAGAGATCTGCAAACAG ATCCTCGCCAAAGGTGAGCTCCAGGTGTCAGACAAGGAGAGGCACTCTCAGCTGGAGACCATGTTCAGGGACATCGCGACTATCGTGGCAGAGAAGTGCGTAAACCCCGAGACCAAGAGGCCGTATACGGTCAACCTCATCGAGCGGGCGATGAAGGACATCCACTACTCCGTGAAGGCCGGCAAGAGCACCAAGCAGCAG GCTCTGGAAGTCATCCGGCAGCTGAAGGAGACCATGGAGATCCAGAGAGCCCACATGAGGCTGCGATTGGTGCTGCCAGCCAAGGAGGCCAAGAGGCTGAAGGAGAAGCTGAAGCCGCTCCTGCAGGTTGTGGAGAGTGAAGACTTTGATGAGGAGCTGGAAATG GTGTGTCTGGTGGATCCCGGCTGCTTCAGGGAGATCGATGAACTGATCCGCTGCGAGACCAAAGGCCGAGGTTCTCTCGAAGTTCTCAGTCTGAAGGATGTGGAGGAGGGCGATGAGAAATTATAG